GGAAATAATGATCTATTGAGATTATTGTCTTTGTAGTGATTTGTAATACACATTTTTTCTATATTcacaaaaatatttcaattatatttactattttaaataaaattatagtgaTTTGTAACTCAACtttaaattgtgtatcattctataattttttaactctaAAAGTTATAAGAATAAATACCAATTTCACCATAAAAAATCGACTCAAGTGTTCTCACACATACAGTtgctctaaaataaaaaatgatataatatttcataatactctttatttataagaaaaaaagttGACTTCTtccaaataaattaatcaagatGAATTAATCTCCACAATCTCATTGATCTATAAAAACTTGGATTTAttcttaaaaaactaaaatcttaaaatattaaaaaactaagATCTTAAAATATTCATCCCATTTGATGCTatttattagaaatttaaattgattttaatcaaCAGCCACAATGACACTTCATTctaaaagaaaagaagaaaaatgtaaTCTTTTTCACTGTTTGAACTCGCATTAAAGAGAAAAAGACACATAAGCATTTTGAGCAACAAGAATATCCTGATTTTCCCTAAATAACAATCTATGAGCAATACTAGTAGTCTACACTACTAATTGCCTACTATGTGGCTTTTAGGTGTGGCCTTTATCCTACTCAGTAGCATTATTTGCTTATAGACACTTAGACAAAGATGTTTTCTGATTTGTAGGTATTCCTAAGGCCAAACACCAATTCAAAGTTCCTATTGTTTGAAAGCTATAACCTTTCTTATCTATCTTTTTCAATCAACTAGTGATTCAGTGAATGGTTAAATTGGGTCTTTGTCCTTAAATACTACCACAAAAGGAAAAGCAAAAGTATACACTTAACCAAAACGTCTAGTCATCCATAAAAACTGTAAACTTAACCACATGTGATGGATGGTGCACTAGTCAATCATCCCTTAATATTTTCACTTTGTTCCCTTCACTCATAGGTCACATTTCAACAGCGGCAACATCAAAGGGaacttaattaataaataaaatcaaatatcacaatttGGAGATGTTGAAATGCagaataataattaaatgaaatagTTGATTTTCCAATTCCATTGTACACATAAAAATTGAAGGTCACAAGGCTCTCTACACATGTTTGAGATCAATAGCAAAATtcctagtattttttttaatggaaaatTGGAGGCCTCTAAAAAAGATCCAAAGAGGAAGAAGATACAATGAAAGAAATTAAGGCTTGGAGCATAAGCAACTCCTCAAAAATTACAATTGAAATTGCAAGCTCCATCTTTTGCTGTGTGATCACTCTCTCCTAAGAAGTATCTTTGTCCAACAACAACAGCATAACTTCTACATCCATAATATAACCAACCCCAAAAGAAGTATATAAAGAATTTCAGTATCTTCTTGATGGGGCTTATTGTAAAAGAACATCAACAATGGACAACAAGAAGTAAATGCAGTGGAGCAAAGGGTGTGCAATTTTTCCACATTATGATGATTCTTCTTCATTCAAATCAATTGTTGGAatcaaaatactaaaaaaatatttacaggAGGAGAGACTTGCACCTCAAATCCCATTTCACATCTTTTGGGAGTTATTGGAGTTTCCTGTGCTTCTGAGAAGCTGCTAACCCTTTACTGCTAACTCTTGCTCCTTGAATTTACAAATTATTAGCACCACCAAGTTAATTAATCCAGTGTCATTGGATGGTTCTTGTAAGCTTACACTTGGAAATGAAGATGGTATCTGAATAATTCAAACTACATAGTTTCAAAAGCTCAGCAGATTGTTGTTTCAATATTGGATTGCAGCCACTTTGAATCACAAGAAGGAGTTTTGCAGCAAGCCCTGCATCGACTGCAATTGACGAACACTCCTCCGGCGCAAGCTTGCAAACAGACCACAAAATTGACAATGCATATTGTGTGCAGTTTTCTGAGATCCTCATCAAGAGTTTAACCATGATAGGTATGGTTCTAACACAATCCTTTAAAGCCACTCTGCCTTCAGGTATTGACGACAACGAATCTAAAACACAAAGTGCTAATTCCAAACACTCATGTTCCATACCAGACAACAATTCAACCAATTGAGAAACCGCACCGATGCTCACTAACAAACTCTTAACTTCCTTATAGAAACACACTGTTCTGAGAAGGCTTAATCCTGGACAGATTCCATTGCTGTGTCTCTTATCCTTCACAAGCCTCATCAATCCAAccaaaagactatggctagagATAATCTCGGACCGAAAATCCTTCTCCTCAATTAACGATTCGATCAATCGCGTGCAATTGATTTTGGTCTCAATTGAACCCTCATTCAAGATATCCACCATAAGGGAAATCTTAGCAGGCTGCATAAGATTCTTTTTCGATTCGGAATCGAGCGTCAAACAAACAAGAATGCCAATAACTTCAGAGCCAACAGCATGTGAAGTAAAAGGACCAAGTAGAGAAGACAAAACAGAAAGACCACCTTCATCAATCACAGACTTGCGTGCAGTAGCATGAATAGCCACAACATGATGAAGCTCCTTAAGGGCACAAACTCTAGCTTGACCCTTAACTTTCTTGAGTGTCTCCACAAGTTCAGAAGCTCTTCCTTGAACATCTTCAGACCTTTTCTTCATCAACAAGTACTTCTGAGAGAACCAAGTGTATATAAGACGGTAAAGGGTAGTGTTTGGTGTGATGGAATCATCCCAAAGCTCTTGCATAGTTGTGGGGCATGTAAAGTGTCCTAAGTTGAACCATTTGAGAATATTGGACCTCTCATAGGTTTGACCAGTGCAAAGGGTGACAGGGTCTTGCATTGGTTCAAGAGAGATTGGACAAATAAAAACACTTGGAACTTCATTTAACTCAAGCTCTTCAATCATTTTTCTCAGATCCAATTTCTCACCAACACCAGTTCCAACAACACCACCGTCAACACCACCCAAAACACCATCTTTCACCGCCGTGTCCAGATCTAGAATCTGACCATCACCACCACCCTCAAAACCCAAAATTATGTCCCTTTTAGAAGGCTGATACATCGGCATTTTttcaacccaaaaaaaaaaaaaaacccttttTTTAGACCtaagaaaaaagaaagtagaaaactttgaagaaaaaatcTCCAACCCAAAACACTAGAATCACTGCAATGACAATAACTCTTCAAAGGGACATCACATTACAGTTTACACAACCCTgcaagaaaggaaaaaataaaaagaaagtgaaaaaagAGAGACAATAGGTTTCAGTTTCACTGTAGAAAAAAATGGCTTTAtggtcaaaaaaataaataatgacaaTCACATCTCAAATCATGAACATATAATCGAGGTTGAAAAAGAAAGgggtttatttaattaaaatgaaattaaaaaacaaaaaaaaaaaagaaaagaaaaaaaagagagagtgCGGACCACAAGTACTGTAGTGAGTGAGTAGATTACAATAGAATACAAAGAAGTAAAATCAATGGCAGGGAAAAAAACCTGACAAAATAGTTGAAAGGAGATGGGTGAGTGGGTTGAAGAGAAATAATTGAGAAAACAGATCAGAGAATGAACAGTGAAGGATTAATAGAAATTAACTTCAGTTTGAGTTATTAATAacattttgatttattataaataaaaattaaagagatgAGAAACCGTACCACAGTTGAGTAGAGAGAAGAAGCAATTCCTTATGTTGTGTGTGTCCACTGTCAAATGCAAATGCTTCctttctcttctttcttttgAGTCTCGCCTTCTTTCTTTTCGAGGCATTTGGTCAACAAAGCAACAGatatttgattaaataattgattcaatcttttcattaattaatcttttcttatagttttattttctttattgtttcAAAATATGGATAACCGGAAAAGTATGGGCTGTAGCCGGTCAATGAGACTGTCTCGGCCCGCGCACCACACGTGCACTCATCTAATCTTTACCATTCAACTTTCCTTTTCATTGTGGATTATTTATaactccattttttttttaatttcattaaattaacacaaacaaacgagccaaatcaaaaagaaaatagttaCTAACATTTTCACAATCAGCTATCATTAAGTTAAACTAGAATaatgtttttagttttgaaatgcATTAATGAAATTACATTAAGAGACTTCCTTACCTGAATTTAATctcaatcaaattttatttaatattaaaatttaaaattgtcttAAACAACTATGTGGTCGAAATCATCATCGTATTAAGAACAACACTGAttcaaaaatactaaaattaaaatagatgcAGATACAATTAAACTcatgacattaaaattaacaacatatatcaataaattatttataaatgtgacaCATTTAAGATGTTTAAAATACAcattatcaaaacaaaataaagaataGTATAGCTCTTTTTTTGGTTCATGACATTAAAACCCAAAGatactttcattttataaatgcactaaaatttattcaaaatcttttaattttagatgttaatttaatatcagatttaattattatgcatcatcaatgtaaaaaattttaaactattaaCATATCATAATCATTCAGTTGAAAGTTTGATCTGATATAGTTATCGGCACTATAATTTaaagatattattataatataaaccGTGATATTATAAATACCACTTATAACACTAAAATCATAATTCATTCATATAATATtgtgaaaattataaatgtttataattaGAGACATATATCTTATTTGttgaatattattatcaaaCGTATAACATCTTATTTACAATTTATCTCTCTATTATTTGTGTTGGTGttgtaatcatttttaatataattaaatgattatatatatcatGAATAAGGATGTCGTTGTATCTATCATTCatacatgtaaaaaaaattaatccgtGTATAGGTTGGTTTAATTTAAACAAGGTGATTAGAGAGCATAAAATGTTTGAACCAAAATATAGTAATAAGTGTTATAAAGATatttattacaaaattaaaacaaatatttaaaaagttttaaataaaaataataattattaaaaatattaaaatattaaatatataatttttgaatttatttctttttaacaaATACCTAAAAAGGATTTATTcacatttcttttgttttaatattttggagacCATTTGCCTCTTTCAATACTTAATTGAgaatttccaacaaataaaatgCCCATTATTTGGCCAAATTTATCACAGAAAAGCATGGCTCGTTATGGTGACAAGAATACAAccaatgttactaaaaaattatGCAAATAATTTGTCTGACATATTTCATAACAAATCTTTtgtcaaaaagaaaaagttaaagGAAAAATTTCAACAAAGGCAAAGGTGTAATTCAATACTAATTAGTGCAAGTATAAATTAATAACGCCTTTCCCTTCCTCGTGAAAGGTCAAAAAGGATAAAATGGTCTTTCAAagtataaataaagaaatatatggTGTGCACGAAGCAATAAAAGGCAGGGGAGTTTCACAAAAGTCCAGGGAACCCCCACGAGGATGTGAATGAGTAAACAGTGCGGTTCACGatagaaataatataaaagcTAAATTAGCtaaaataataagtatataaagagtgatatataaaataaataagttaaaactATCATaatatattagaaaaataaattttgttgctgataaaatttcaaaattttttattttgaaaataatttatcataaatattattttattaataataacttatacatttattaaaaaaacttatatagttatatatttcAACGTAAATATCAATGTTAACTAAAATTCAATACtactgaaaatattttttaaatataatttatatatttaaatatacaattttatatttaaatacatttaataaaatatatatttaatattttttatatttttttatcacaccacaacatattaaatttatcgtatcattttctctatttttatctatgttaaaaagtaaaattgatataaaaatatacatCGATGAAAAAATGATAATCCTAAATAAGTTGAACATTGTGGACCCGCAAGTCAAAAATAGATGTAAAAAAAGGAGGTTCTACTGCGCAATGGCACGTCTCGTTTTAGAAAatcgaatatatatatatatatatatattagatgcTTTTGcaaagaagaaagaaataaaaaaatgagtttatataacttagaaataaaaatagagaaacgACAATCCGCGGTCTCcaaagatgaaaaataaaaagagaaaggGGCAGGAAAAGGGttcctttttatatatttagataaaaatgCCAGCAAAGCATTGGAGTGTGACAGTTTTTGCTTTGACTGTACGCATCGGTTGCTTATCCAGTCTTTGCTTTGACTGCCTTTGAGAATGCATATGTCCAGTTAGTTCTCTCTTTACCTTCCATCCAACCCAATTGGACAATGACACGTGACTCTGCCAACTCTGTCACTGTTTTTCATCACTAACCTTGTACCATTTACACTTTAATAATCCTCTAATCCTATGCTTTCGTTTTCATCAGTATACTATTAGGGCAGTCATCAGTTTGCTCAGGAAGACCACATTTTGTACTACACttcaaatacttttttatttttttattttcttctttcgtGATATTAGTTTCTGTcactttcaaaaacatcatctCATATTACTTGAGTTTAAATAACATGCTTCCTTCCAAATCAAATaatattctttcaattttataattaattatttattttaaaaatatcataaaataaattactttttaatttttttattatattatttaattaatattatttacattatttATAATGTAATGTATTTCACTATACATTTCTAATTTTGATAAGAATTTATATTTAGCaagaataatcaaaataatatttttatatttcattaacatattatataaaactatcatatttaagtaaaaaaattagtttgtaATACCATTTGTTTTTCAAAGGCAAAGTAATTTGTATTACTAATACCTTGAGCCATATTAAATTAAGGTTTGatgtaaatatgattttaattcaaaagaaattaacatcaatatttttactaaaattatttatatatgagaCTAAATCATATTTGACCTGAATCACTTTTAAATCTAGACGCTCACATATACATAATGAGTGGATTGTAAATTGCAATTAAAGTAATTAGAAATAGAAAATGGATTGGTTTTTGGtttaattaatatgatatacacaattttaaatattttttctgcttgataaaattttatataaatgattCTTAAGttctaattttattaataaatattgatattattatattagattaatattattagtttaaattttagacGTCGCAGTTGTATGCGttaattataatagtatttattgtattaaaaaaaaattatatgaatgaattattacaaatttatataaGATCTTCGTATGAATTCTTTAACAACAAAAAGTTGGTGGGATATATGTATTTAAGTGTGTGCtcttaatattatttcttttttgaaattaatattatttcaaatattatgtATAAAAAAGATGGGATGAATttcttaattgaaattaaataggGTGTAGATGGCGCCGATGAAAGTGTTATATGTCCAGACTGGATGGATCTTTATAGTTGGAATTCAATTCTTTACTCAAATTGGAGTTGGGAGgacaaacattttttattatgttaattaatttattaattttgagagTTCTTCGATCTATAGGTGAGGAAAGCTTGGTGATGTGGGtgcaattcaatttttaaaataaaaacggGTCATAGAAATAGACCAAGACCAGTACTAGTATTGGGGATTCAACTTTAGGGCACTGTGGGGGTCACATGATCGAGCACAATAATActtttatactatatatacaATATACAATACAATGTCACATGATCATCTTAGACCTTAGCCACTTATTAATTACGAAAATCAGTACTATCTTATTCAATAGTATTAGCAATCTGACATCGGAGATTACCAATACTCAAGTCTACACCCATTACATGTTGCTTTTAACTTGGATAATAAATATCATAACatatctttctttttattttaccaatagataatacatttttttaaagatcGACAATCGAATATTCTTTCACCCTGCTATCGGTCCACCAACGTACATTttcatgtttatttatttatttataacatgTTTGGTTCCAACATgatttttgtattaaattagTTCCATCTTACACTACTCTTAAATAGTGTTTGTTATAGAAATTGATTTTAGCCACGGTAACGTTAGTGCATAGCCCAACCCATTATGAATATGGTCAGAGTCACACTACATATTGAACTTCCTTACCTAGACAGGGGAAGGACATAATTAGAGAGGTTGAACAATGATGAACATATCCCAAACACGAACGCCAGTCGTGTTTGCCATTATGAACAATGAATACAATAGTTAGTTGGACTAGTTGCACATAAATTGCACATTTAACATCattatttaatgaattaataaatatattaaataacatTATAATATGTTGTTGAGAAGTTACTTTAATTAAAAGGATTTTATGATTCGTTTTCTCTTCATTAATAAAGTACGTTGAGTTGTAATATAATTTAACTCAATTAGTACGTACATGGGACAAGAGCAGAAAATTTTATATGCTTATATGGATAAAGATAGTGATACTAATTGAAGACATATTTATTGAGTACCCATAAAATTGTCTATGGTTAATAGGATAAATACCACAGATAAAAGGAAAATTAAATgagatgatttttataataaaagtgTTTGAATAATTAATCTTAGTTATTGGTCAAATCATGAATGGTtaagataaaaacaaaaaaatttgtaaattttttaaatgatcgtattatacttttaattttgatCATCAATAGCAGATCTAGAAAATTTCTCTAATAGAGGGTATAAAGTAttgtatatatttaattcaaaatgaatattattaatttttaaaaaatacataattataataactaaacAAACTCTTACAAAATACATgactaaacaaatttaaaatacacaGAGTTTCTACAAATTACGATTGTCATATACATGTTTTCATATTATAAAAACGTTCGATGATTTTTTGGTTGGCAACATTATTAAATgtgtattattttatatagCAACTAACAAATCATTCAACTGTTCATCTTTCATACGATTGCACATTCTATTCTTCACAAAATTTATGGCAGAAGAACATCTTTCAATAGTTGCATTtgttatgaaaacaaaaaacaaaagtaactttaaaaataaatatattgttaaatacacaatatattttatagaatcaGAATGTTTTATGAaggtttaaaataaattaatagtattattaaaatgtttttttaatttcttgttAAGACAATTGTGTTATTAGTTTATATAATGGACCTATCAATGATGATCATTCTCTCAACATTGGCAATGAGCAAAACcaataaaagagaaaagagaattatgatatattttttttaagtttttgttttaaaatgacatggtaaaataataaaacccaACCGAATGACATTGTAAAGGGGTTTTACGCCTAGTTGAATTCAGGGAAAAGTATTACaatatcataatcataatctatTCATTATATGGAGTTTTGAAGGTGAAAACTTCCATATACAAAAGAAACATATATAGATTAATGTCTtcgttttttttaatcattttcttaaaaaataaattgttcatTGCTATTCtttattttcaaagttaaaaataatattaactaatgtttttgttaaaattatctATAATTATTTGTTGACTACAAAGATTGCACAAAGAGATAATTTATTGCTTTGAGATGTAAATAGTTAAAGGTACtataaaacaaattatcaaaaataacaaatttcacgattttttatatttataaataaatttaaaatcactattaaaaataaataatcaagcCTTTTATTCCCCCTCAACCACAaggttaattaaatattttaagactATACTAAATTACCAACAAGTATAGTAGTTCAATAAAAcaagaaacaaaaacaatacCAGGTTAAACCCATTATCCATGAACTCGTCcttttgaatatattataacaaacatTTAAAACACTGAAAAATGTACCATGCACCCCTTCACTTTAACTTTTCACCCccatttcaaataaaaatactattttgtccgttaaaaaaattaaccactCCATTTTTTGAAACg
This region of Cicer arietinum cultivar CDC Frontier isolate Library 1 chromosome 8, Cicar.CDCFrontier_v2.0, whole genome shotgun sequence genomic DNA includes:
- the LOC101514213 gene encoding U-box domain-containing protein 30: MPMYQPSKRDIILGFEGGGDGQILDLDTAVKDGVLGGVDGGVVGTGVGEKLDLRKMIEELELNEVPSVFICPISLEPMQDPVTLCTGQTYERSNILKWFNLGHFTCPTTMQELWDDSITPNTTLYRLIYTWFSQKYLLMKKRSEDVQGRASELVETLKKVKGQARVCALKELHHVVAIHATARKSVIDEGGLSVLSSLLGPFTSHAVGSEVIGILVCLTLDSESKKNLMQPAKISLMVDILNEGSIETKINCTRLIESLIEEKDFRSEIISSHSLLVGLMRLVKDKRHSNGICPGLSLLRTVCFYKEVKSLLVSIGAVSQLVELLSGMEHECLELALCVLDSLSSIPEGRVALKDCVRTIPIMVKLLMRISENCTQYALSILWSVCKLAPEECSSIAVDAGLAAKLLLVIQSGCNPILKQQSAELLKLCSLNYSDTIFISKCKLTRTIQ